The proteins below come from a single Biomphalaria glabrata chromosome 10, xgBioGlab47.1, whole genome shotgun sequence genomic window:
- the LOC106052096 gene encoding protein bark beetle-like isoform X1, protein MCHSLVILIKVLCEQTLTHCSLDIHHISIIHLLAKNGFVMMEMLPHCCKKNAASLSRARGLRLSIYFYVLILFWTLTLIGGQITPPPPIGDKPVISDNRIWYLNHIPERCRPPIIDRFNGGGIINDSRALIKAHNPHIIRGNIEITPRGCLYIEPGCILKFAPGMGMIVNGTLIARGSYDPGGRITMTKAEGEDLGKPSGNWQDDARLSMGNTTRDGRLDLKFKYKWRAVCTNYNNFTAIDANVTCRHLGFLKGNFTYHSFARNLTDYILWEKPDCKGGENNLFDCPGAVNMQIGRHICDGQEVIGFECEGLRPGLALDHWRSIEFYNSSTEPRYQLLDNKRVYMNESLSFLEYLDISYTGLDTFHGKTSEPNIFYQKAAISASPYVPMMNNITIRYSAYDALNLTEVVSPIHIANSTISYNRGYGMFIQSSIGRTLVNMTEVNNNWGDGIKFYISNLTIFDFRIKFPPEKSFCAQVNTEDVTYPFFQHMDLVQVDGGQATSVAIGGNCERSFSTSPNMKITVHFMIIERDPVANGTLTFMESGYPNIVFNIENGSFPESYTSKTNRISVRFVYRIPQNKICKVLLSCIRFLMQFTSDYDVDEEFRLIMSSVHDNIGYGVNIQDMRSKIRISNETMIYNNHFGAGVLVYKGAGEIIINGTRISNNADAGVNVTYSGGYQLYNNTQFISNKGYGLITEYSRINRTRFESRNIIEIVRAQFMWNELIGLRMGNYCKGGEILVNESYFGFNYDEAFEYLSCNRSTMFKTKLKIAFNIFDNNFRHAILMRPLLNTDGLITNNTFVNHTLATIRIDNGYDLLISRWYRDFPVSFNMFENNFKENTGRYVANFRLTQNSAVQYLDCKFNYFQNNRINDSFMYLNPRSRANAVVVVSSTNIRLKRNYIDNPESVRELATHLVDPSISINAEENYWGIDINAQADYAKVYKGIFDQDERFNLAKIDFHPSLRTSRLYDDFLSTNVPEYVWKFQRGNNIGGVLEDTQFTVRSGQTFYVDKDIYVMKDKKLILEPNSILKFGPSIGMVVHGLLKADGKVLGSPVILDIDDDSSEFVPMENRTTNIRLVDGENEFEGRLEVEINDQWGTVCNDGWIEENSLLVCQQLGLALNRDYPLARVQRRAPDSTPVLMNWVSCDETDVDFTKCRSVNEDAPTCSHDKDVYIKCFKPTWAGITLAAAYRHDQNTPMQDESQIRHVQIFNAGLLDPDTGTLTPALRIDYNYYQISHLTVNNSMSDGVFISYAHPYLNNFMEYLTSINNAGNGIVTKSPRLLLNHSRIDNNLKAGFLYDPFFTEYDVLLIRNMIYPTRRISMFEVPQHILTQEGQIMFLICSPGNSIEVKEYIVEVKGSGSFSKLTLQVLDYLPIEAAEKVIVYDSGQSAISSPNTRRWEIEKDLVDFPIQSAGSILTIQLKLNGQLSGRLAFAVIYTSTYQAPPWLITAVTNTSFTGNDQGIVTKHYNSPSNRRLELFHRHKVEEIYFKDLKVLQTVRHAMHMPSVTKFTEDYIPTYEDMTKAERVAKIIYTVFQSIFMNNSYGILAEHNHVDFANNVWQWKIDHVVMMGTRQGGVEIEVPRVNDETEREIHAVRLVDSTFQDNRNFAFTVAGYFALVDISRNLFTNNYCLLGLVSLKGMEKNLTIISNQIRTNVGRYMIDMDIWSHSEYFTELIGRIDLNDIIDNRYEGVEPPGAAYSPKTYAVGVKGVQTLGGNRNIFVNKNLGYEFVAGTYALTLNKTMDLTLNYWGVVDQPSIRRRIFDFDDWNNYVIAEFFPYLSIPDRNSTPTTGIREEIYLDPNHLGGRVEKSQALMEIGKPYIVKSDLTIMPGVTLTIPPGTELQFLPNVGILVLGRLVADGLAYSRIKMRPLQPGVIATTTRKRRDLDIAPVWSNYGRRKRDYNIEPTKRVKRATANLRLRGDGTLFKNAGFLEMYNSTTKTWNMMCDSQFNEKTAEVVCRELGKETINVKVRFTHLYDYYIYGKPQYFRKEFWYNIYNCRGDETSLSQCITRYNYNILSCVFAANYTFVTCGDRNLDQKLDYWGNIRFATHIYEEQPLQADIGLDRSSLTYVDIEGAGYLHGEKVGAIQTTYTTPIFSNINITNCAENGYDIIAPRQDLNIQFQNISRNLGYGVNVLVLNGESSTRQSSFLPFGLNTMPYNVYGLVDICRLEKQIFLETRMILYYKYGQQQRDCVKIISSRKNVGLRFLQINLFQEDFTRNMIEIFDGTDVSESSRIGRILANSSDTDIQKLYLTTSNTMSVHVHASVSHGTYGFIAEVVKMPLAGLTYPNSEFTHKIQNAEIRKNEDGAIQYKNVGETTPSLFIEHCYMSENGFSILNLTSPPTIDISLQSTITFRFSHNQISYNSGGMYLFAHTSAINSALRGNMTNNMFAFGRNGEALNISGHYFQRLMLHQNYFYNYTAGDFRDVVHIKNVVVNLTHNYILKNIGHYILHIYNNDDSTESQLYARNGIYDNNATALRESTIKIGQGRPKFTYNYLVNNLNDFEVETYPKPQLDTRNIDAKDNWWGSERQAYINGKIFDVSDDINLVQVDFWPAIIDNRSMVEANCLPGWVYDNKRCYRYMGGAVPYDRAKEFCQLHGAFLAEARDREGFFNYLMRLMLIDQTWAPRVWVMSDISRGRCAAFEKTYLVYEQDCARLYYPFICETDPQVTAPTELIDAINAMIIGLSVGIGSVIIIIIIIVVILWCIKSKRREKERFERTASIRSSINNLNKINGSLRGTRSTLTVLSEGMSKRRLDDLDDRSVATSVAKYSHNSASSDDMAESVSSGFEAVVVPQQQQQQRLQQQRSQQQQMLRAQQQQQRAPQQQLPLRPPQQTQTSGRLVHSLRPDRSKPMGRNQATAGLAETNRYKSENRAQDDQKEFDEESSDDSVNKNDFDSDSDSTFDEDEEDEQEKRIEGKSQGRLVQKPIPPVKPTSARLAREDSVDSDSSAQQSNSSHSVSSFTDPILTPTKNIFPPRSTSKDNLDSRVHQSLPEASYPVAAPRPKPAPPSRSRVEEIKQPLVSDHGRWSPTSTDSQGSQQGAHRLYSNQPGPQQPDYDSVYNSKPNLYKNIQGSSQSSSRGPLYDSVYDGTPSNGSKSSERYEPMEYRNEYGVDQAPDTDYMPRNMGGNTFGRNPLAPSKMPNDYRGASVSDSVSASLPSDANFMPRKAKHATISSRLEPSLPSKSGSSVGPSLDRSYQNQNFPCGSRDNLNSLPRPPPYSDTMMNPSRSQSRDKLNQNYRGSRENLDEPPPYSPGSAAVSLNSGSSNVLYLSSGARPKKHESVETEI, encoded by the exons ATGTGTCATAGTTTGGTCATTTTAATTAAAGTATTATGCGAACAAACTTTGACACATTGTTCATTGGATATTCATCACATTTCTATTATTCATTTATTGGCAAAGAATG GTTTTGTCATGATGGAGATGCTACCTCATTGTTGTAAGAAAAATGCAGCCTCATTGTCAAGAGCCAGAGGTCTGcgattatctatctatttctatgtTTTGATCTTGTTTTGGACTTTGACATTGATAGGTGGTCAAATCACGCCCCCACCACCAATAGGTGATAAGCCTGTGATATCAGACAACAGAATCTGGTATTTGAACCATATCCCAGAAAGATGCAGGCCTCCTATAATAGACAGATTTAATGGTGGTGGAATTATTAATGATAGCAGGGCCCTTATCAAGGCACACAACCCGCATATCATTAGAGGCAACATTGAGATCACCCCAAGAGGATGTTTGTATATCGAGCCTGGCTGCATTTTGAAATTTGCTCCTGGTATGGGCATGATTGTAAATGGAACTCTGATAGCTAGG gGAAGCTATGATCCTGGAGGTCGTATTACAATGACTAAAGCTGAAGGTGAGGACCTGGGTAAACCCAGTGGTAACTGGCAGGATGATGCAAGACTCAGTATGGGTAATACAACAAGAGATGGGCGGCTTGATCTCAAATTTAAATACAAGTGGAGAGCTGTCTGCACAAACTACAACAA CTTTACAGCCATTGATGCCAATGTAACATGCCGGCATCTGGGTTTTTTGAAAGGTAACTTCACATATCATTCATTTGCCCGCAACTTGACTGACTATATCTTGTGGGAGAAACCTGATTGCAAAGGAGGGGAGAATAACTTGTTTGACTGCCCTGGTGCTGTGAATATGCAAATTGGAAGGCACATTTGTG atggtcAGGAAGTGATTGGTTTTGAGTGTGAAGGCTTACGTCCAGGATTGGCACTTGATCATTGGAGAAGTATTGAATTTTATAATTCAAGTACAGAGCCACGCTATCAG CTCCTAGATAACAAAAGAGTTTACATGAATGAGTCTTTGTCTTTTCTTGAATATCTGGATATCAGCTACACTGGCCTAGACACATTCCATGGGAAAACTTCAGagccaaatattttttatcagaAAGCAGCCATCAGTGCCAGCCCTTATGTTCCCATGATGAACAATATCACAATTCGCTATAGTGCTTATGATGCTTTGAACTTGACTGAGGTTGTCAGCCCTATCCATATAGCCAACTCAACCATCTCTTACAATAGAG GTTATGGCATGTTCATTCAGTCATCTATTGGAAGAACCTTGGTGAACATGACTGAAGTCAACAACAATTGGGGAGATGGCATCAAATTTTACATCAGTAATTTGACTATATTTGATTTTCGCATCAAGTTTCCTCCAGAGAAGTCATTCTGTGCCCAAGTCAACACAGAGGATGTGACCTATCCATTCTTTCAACACATGGACTTGGTACAAGTTGATGGGGGTCAAGCTACTTCTGTTGCTATTGGTGGAAACTGTGAGAGG AGTTTTTCTACGTCTCCCAACATGAAAATAACAGTTCACTTTATGATCATTGAACGAGATCCTGTAGCTAATGGAACTTTGACATTCATGGAATCCGGCTATCCAAATATTGtatttaacattgaaaatggttcATTTCCTGAATCATATACATcaaaaacaaacagaatatCAGTCAGATTTGTGTACAGAATTCCACAGAATAAGATTTGCAAAGTACTTCTGTCTTGTATTAGATTTTTGATGCAATTTACTTCAGATTATG atgTTGATGAAGAGTTTCGACTTATTATGTCCAGTGTCCATGATAATATTGGCTATGGTGTCAATATACAAGACATGCGCAGCAAAATTCGCATTAGTAATGAGACCATGATCTACAACAACCACTTTGGGGCTGGTGTATTAGTTTACAAAGGTGCTGGAGAAATCATCATCAATGGCACTCGTATTTCTAATAATGCTGATGCAGGTGTCAATGTGACCTACTCTGGGGGTTATCAGCTTTATAACAACACACAATTCATCAGTAATAAAGGCTATGGTCTCATTACTGAATATTCTCGGATCAATCGCACTCGTTTTGAGTCCAGAAATATTATTGAGATAGTTAGAGCCCAATTCATGTGGAATGAACTCATAGGCTTGAGGATGGGAAACTATTGCAAAGGTGGTGAGATCCTCGTTAATGAGTCCTACTTTGGCTTCAACTATGATGAGGCTTTTGAATATCTCTCATGTAACAGATCCACAATGTTCAAAACCAAACTGAAGATAGCTTTTAACATATTTGACAATAACTTCCGGCATGCTATTCTCATGAGGCCTTTACTGAACACTGATGGCCTTATTACTAACAATACTTTTGTTAACCATACATTGGCAACTATTCGTATTGACAATGGCTATGATTTACTGATAAGTAGGTGGTATAGAGACTTTCCTGTGTCTTTTAACATGTTTGAGAataatttcaaagaaaacacaggCAGATATGTTGCCAACTTTAGGCTGACACAAAATAGTGCTGTTCAGTATCTGGACTGCAAGTTCAACTATTTCCAGAACAATCGAATCAATGATTCGTTTATGTACCTCAACCCCAGGAGTAGAGCCAATGCTGTCGTTGTAGTGTCATCAACCAATATTAGGCTGAAGAGAAACTACATTGACAACCCTGAATCTGTTAGAGAGCTTGCGACCCATCTGGTTGACCCTTCCATTTCAATCAATGCTGAAGAAAACTATTGGGGAATTGATATTAATGCTCAGGCTGATTATGCCAAAGTATACAAGGGAATTTTTGATCAG GATGAAAGGTTTAATTTAGCAAAAATAGACTTCCATCCATCACTGAGAACATCCAGACTCTATGATGACTTTCTAAGCACCAATGTTCCTGAGTATGTCTGGAAGTTTCAGAGAGGAAACAACATTGGTGGAGTTCTGGAAGACACACAGTTTACTGTACGCTCAGGACAGACATTTTATGTTGATAAGGATATATATGTCATGAAAGATAAG aaattaaTTCTGGAACCAAATAGTATTCTTAAATTTGGTCCATCTATTGGAATGGTAGTCCACGGACTACTGAAAGCTGATGGAAAAGTCTTGGGCTCACCAGTGATCTTAGATATTGATGATGACAGCTCTGAGTTTGTTCCCATGGAAAATAGAACTACCAACATTCGATTGGTAGATGGAGAGAATGAATTTGAAGGCAGACTGGAAGTGGAGATAAATGACCAATGGGGAACAGTTTGTAATGAT gGTTGGATAGAAGAAAATTCTTTGTTAGTTTGCCAACAGCTGGGCCTTGCACTGAATCGAGATTATCCACTAGCTCGAGTACAGCGCCGTGCACCTGATAGTACCCCAGTTCTCATGAACTGGGTCTCATGTGATGAGACTGATGTAGACTTCACAAAGTGCCGATCAGTTAATGAAGATGCTCCTACATGCAGCCATGACAAGGATGTTTACATTAAATGCTTTAAACCAACCTGGGCAG GGATCACTTTAGCTGCAGCCTACAGACATGATCAGAACACACCCATGCAGGATGAATCTCAAATTCGTCATGTACAAATTTTCAATGCTGGACTCCTTGACCCAGACACTGGGACCTTGACACCTGCCCTCCGCATTGACTACAACTACTACCAGATATCTCACCTGACTGTGAACAACTCCATGTCTGATGGTGTTTTCATTTCCTATGCCCATCCTTACCTTAATAATTTCATGGAGTATCTAACTTCAATAAACAATGCTGGCAATGGCATAGTAACCAAGTCGCCCAGACTGCTG CTAAACCACTCAAGAATTGATAATAACTTGAAAGCTGGGTTTCTCTATGACCCATTCTTTACAGAGTATGATGTGCTCTTGATTAGGAACATGATATATCCCACAAGGCGAATCAGCATGTTTGAAGTACCACAACACATTCTGACACAGGAAGGTCAGATCATGTTTCTAATCTGCTCTCCTGGAAACTCTATAGAAGTGAAGGAATACATTGTGGAAGTTAAAGGCTCAGGCAGTTTCAGTAAACTTACTTTACAG GTGCTAGACTACTTACCCATTGAGGCCGCAGAGAAGGTCATTGTTTACGACTCAGGTCAATCAGCCATTTCTTCCCCCAATACAAGAAGATGGGAAATTGAAAAAGACCTTGTAGATTTTCCCATTCAGTCAGCTGGCAGTATTCTCACCATTCAGCTCAAGTTAAATGGACAGTTGTCTGGAAGACTGGCATTTGCAGTTATCTATA CAAGCACATACCAAGCACCGCCATGGCTAATTACTGCAGTGACCAACACTTCATTCACTGGCAATGACCAAGGCATAGTGACCAAACATTATAACAGTCCTTCCAATAGGAGACTCGAGTTGTTCCATCGACACAAAGTGGaagagatttattttaaa GATCTTAAAGTACTACAGACTGTTAGACATGCCATGCACATGCCTAGTGTTACCAAGTTTACAGAAGACTACATCCCAACATATGAAGACATGACTAAAGCTGAACGAGTGGCTAAGATCATCTACACTGTGTTCCAATCCATATTCATGAATAACAGTTATGGCATCCTTGCAGAGCACAACCATGTTGATTTTGCCAATAATGTCTGGCAGTGGAAAATTGACCATGTGGTCATGATGGGCACACGCCAGGGTGGAGTAGAAATTGAAGTGCCTCGTGTGAATGATGAGACTGAAAGAGAAATTCATGCTGTGCGATTGGTGGATTCAACTTTCCAGGATAATCGTAACTTTGCTTTTACTGTGGCAGGTTATTTTGCCTTGGTAGATATCAGTAGAAACCTTTTTACAAACAACTATTGCTTGCTGGGATTAGTGTCACTTAAGGGAATGGAAAAAAATTTGACTATTATCAGTAATCAGATACGAACAAATGTTGGTCGCTACATGATAGACATGGATATTTGGAGTCACTCTGAATATTTCACTGAGCTGATAGGACGGATAGATCTAAATGATATTATTGACAACCGATATGAAGGTGTTGAACCTCCAGGGGCAGCTTACAGTCCCAAAACATATGCAGTTGGGGTAAAAGGTGTTCAAACTTTAGGTGGAAATCGTAATATATTTGTTAACAAAAATCTTGGTTATGAGTTTGTGGCTGGTACTTATGCTCTGACATTGAATAAAACAATGGACTTAACACTCAACTACTGGGGAGTCGTTGATCAGCCAAGCATACGCCGGAGGATATTTGATTTTGATGACTGGAACAATTATGTCATTGCTGAATTTTTCCCATATCTCTCTATACCAGATCGTAATTCTACCCCAACAACTGGAATAAGAGaagaaatatatctagatcctaACCATTTAGGTGGTAGAGTAGAGAAATCACAAGCATTGATGGAAATAGGCAAACCTTACATCGTGAAATCTGATTTAACAATTATGCCTGGAGTAACTCTGACTATTCCTCCTGGTACAGAGCTGCAGTTTCTACCAAATGTAGGAATTCTAGTTCTGGGACGCCTTGTTGCTGATGGACTTGCATATTCAAGGATAAAAATGCGACCCCTTCAGCCAGGAGTAATTGCAACTACTACTCGTAAGAGAAGAGACCTAGATATAGCACCAGTGTGGTCAAACTATGGACGCAGAAAAAGAGACTACAATATAGAACCCACTAAGAGGGTGAAAAGGGCCACAGCTAATCTTCGCCTAAGAGGGGATGGAACTCTATTTAAAAATGCAGGATTTCTGGAGATGTATAATTCTACCACCAAAACTTGGAACATGATGTGTGACAGTCAGTTTAATGAGAAGACTGCTGAGGTGGTCTGCAGAGAGTTGGGAAAAGAGACCATAAATGTCAAGGTCAGATTCACTCACCTCTACGACTATTACATCTATGGAAAGCCACAGTACTTCAGAAAAGAATTTTGGTACAACATTTACAACTGCCGTGGTGATGAAACTTCCCTGAGCCAGTGTATAACGAGGTACAACTACAATATACTCTCCTGTGTTTTTGCTGCCAACTACACATTTGTTACCTGTGGGGATAGAAACTTGGACCAGAAGCTCGACTATTGGGGCAACATCAGGTTTGCCACTCATATTTATGAAGAGCAGCCCTTACAAGCTGATATCGGCTTAGATCGTTCATCCTTGACATATGTTGACATAGAAGGAGCTGGTTATCTTCATGGAGAGAAGGTTGGAGCCATTCAGACCACATACACCACTCCGATATTTTCAAACATCAACATCACAAACTGTGCTGAGAATGGATATGATATCATAGCCCCAAGGCAAGATCTCAATATCCAGTTTCAGAATATATCCAGAAACTTGGGCTATGGAGTCAATGTACTTGTTCTGAATGGAGAATCCAGTACTAGGCAATCATCTTTTCTACCTTTTGGCTTGAACACAATGCCTTATAATGTTTATGGTCTTGTGGACATTTGCAGGCTggaaaaacaaatctttttagAAACTAGAATGATTCTCTACTACAAATATGGACAACAGCAGAGAGACTGTGTCAAAATAATAAG TTCAAGAAAAAATGTTGGCCTTCGATTTTTGCAAATCAATCTTTTTCAAGAAGATTTTACAAGGAATATGATAGAAATCTTTGATGGTACAGATGTCAGTGAAAGCAGTCGTATAGGAAGAATTTTAGCCAATAGCAGTGATACAGACATTCAAAAGTTGTATTTAACCACAAGCAACACAATGTCTGTCCATGTGCATGCTTCAGTCAGCCATGGAACTTATGGTTTCATTGCAGAAGTTGTTAAGATGCCTCTTGCTGGCTTAACATATCCCA ACAGCGAATTCACACACAAAATTCAGAATGCTGAAATTCGAAAGAATGAAGATGGAGCTATTCAGTACAAAAATGTGGGAGAGACAACTCCGTCTTTGTTCATAGAACATTGCTACATGAGTGAAAATGGCTTCTCAATTCTCAACCTCACATCCCCACCCACTATTGATATCTCACTACAGAGTACAATCACCTTCAGATTTTCACACAATCAG ATTTCCTACAATTCTGGAGGAATGTATCTCTTTGCTCATACTTCAGCAATCAACTCTGCTTTACGAGGTAACATGACAAACAATATGTTTGCATTTGGCAGAAATGGGGAGGCCCTGAACATATCTGGTCACTACTTCCAGAGACTAATGCTACACCAGAACTACTTTTACAACTACACAGCAG GCGACTTCAGGGATGTTGTTCACATTAAGAATGTTGTGGTTAATTTGACTCACAATTATATCCTTAAAAATATTGGCCACTATATTCTCCATATTTATAACAA TGATGACAGTACTGAGAGCCAGCTATATGCTCGCAATGGAATCTATGATAACAATGCTACAGCACTCAGAGAGAGTACCATTAAAATAGGTCAAGGACGACCAAAATTTACATACAACTACTTGGTGAATAACTTGAATGATTTTGAAGTTGAGACTTATCCTAAACCTCa GCTGGATACTAGAAACATTGATGCCAAAGACAACTGGTGGGGATCTGAACGTCAGGCTTACATCAATGGCAAAATTTTTGATGTATCTGATGACATTAATTTAGTCCAGGTGGATTTTTGGCCAGCAATAATTGACAATAGGTCTATGGTGGAAG CAAACTGTTTACCAGGATGGGTTTATGACAATAAACGCTGTTACAGATATATGGGTGGAGCTGTTCCCTATGATAGAGCCAAAGAGTTTTGCCAG TTGCATGGGGCATTTTTAGCTGAAGCACGAGATAGAGAAGGATTTTTTAATTACTTGATGCGTCTAATGCTAATAGATCAAACCTGGGCGCCTAGAGTGTGGGTCATGTCAGATATTTCTAGAGGTCGATGTGCAGCTTTTGAAAAGACTTACCTGGTCTATGAACAAGACTGTGCTCGACTGTACTACCCTTTTATCTGTGAGACAG ATCCACAAGTCACAGCGCCAACAGAACTGATTGATGCTATAAATGCCATGATTATTGGTTTATCAGTTGGCATTGGCAGTGTAATTATCATCATAATCATTATTGTAGTCATTCTTTGGTGTATCAAGTCCAAGCGCCGTGAAAAGGAGAGATTTGAGCGAACTGCATCAATTAGGTCATCAATAAATAATCTCAACAAAATAAATGGCTCACTACGAGGGACAAGGTCCACTCTTACTGTTTTGTCAGAGGGAATGTCCAAGAGGCGTCTTGATGATTTAGATGACAGGTCAGTAGCTACTTCCGTAGCTAAGTACTCCCATAACTCAGCTTCAAGTGATGATATGGCAGAGAGTGTAAGCTCAGGCTTTGAAGCTGTTGTAGTACcacagcagcagcagcaacaaAGACTTCAACAGCAGAGGTCTCAACAGCAACAGATGCTAAGGgcacaacagcagcaacaaagAGCTCCACAGCAGCAACTACCCCTGAGACCTCCACAGCAGACACAAACCTCAGGTCGTCTTGTTCATAGTCTGCGCCCTGACAGATCCAAACCAATGGGTAGAAATCAGGCTACAGCTGGTCTGGCTGAGACAAACAGGTATAAAAGTGAAAATCGAGCTCAAGATGATCAAAAGGAGTTTGATGAAGAAAGCTCTGATGACTCTGTCAATAAAAATGACTTTGACTCTGATTCTGATAGCACTTTTGATGAGGATGAAGAAGATGAACAAGAGAAAAGGATAGAAG GTAAATCACAAGGAAGACTTGTTCAAAAACCTATTCCACCTGTGAAGCCAACTTCTGCAAGACTAGCTAGGGAAGACTCAGTGGACAGTGACTCCAGTGCTCAGCAATCCAACAGCAGCCATTCAGTATCCAGCTTCACTGACCCGATTTTAACtccaacaaaaaatatattcccCCCTAGAAGTACATCAAAGGATAATTTAGATTCTAGAGTGCATCAAAGCTTGCCAGAAGCAAGTTATCCAGTGGCAGCACCCCGCCCAAAACCAGCTCCCCCCTCAAGATCAAGAGTGGAAGAAATCAAACAACCACTAGTTTCAGACCATGGGCGTTGGTCCCCAACATCCACAGATTCTCAAGGCTCACAGCAAGGTGCCCACAGGCTTTATTCAAATCAGCCAGGACCACAGCAACCAGATTATGATTCTGTTTATAACAGTAAACCCAATctatataaaaacatacaaGGATCATCACAGAGCTCTAGCAGAGGACCTTTGTATGACTCAGTGTATGATGGCACACCATCTAATGGTTCCAAGTCATCTGAAAGATATGAACCTATGGAATACAGGAATGAATATGGTGTGGATCAAGCACCTGACACTGACTACATGCCAAGAAATATGGGGGGTAACACATTTGGCCGCAACCCCTTGGCACCATCCAAAATGCCTAATGATTACAGGGGGGCCTCTGTTTCTGATTCAGTCTCAGCCTCTTTGCCATCAGATGCAAACTTCATGCCAAGGAAAGCAAAACATGCTACAATATCTAGCAGGCTTGAGCCATCTCTCCCTTCTAAATCAGGGAGCAGTGTAGGTCCATCCTTGGATAGATCATACCAGAACCAGAATTTCCCTTGTGGAAGCAGAGACAATTTGAACTCACTACCTCGCCCTCCGCCATACAGTGATACAATGATGAACCCATCTCGATCACAAAGTAGAGACAAGTTGAATCAGAACTATAGAGGTAGCAGAGAAAACCTGGATGAACCCCCACCATATTCTCCAGGTTCTGCTGCAGTGTCTTTGAATTCTGGATCTAGTAATGTTTTGTATCTAAGCAGTGGAGCTCGCCCCAAGAAACACGAATCAGTAGAAACTGAAATTTAG